From one Anopheles bellator chromosome 1, idAnoBellAS_SP24_06.2, whole genome shotgun sequence genomic stretch:
- the LOC131206474 gene encoding uncharacterized protein LOC131206474, protein MAQWMELSTVLFVVIGVSLLDAQRCPCITGPPDYQCPSAPLMQVYLSHELYCTRYYKCTDGRAIEFQCPYAMYFDPVAKNCTTDFRVCYRDVDCMLFVDACRCCRQQFDNTGLQPQNFYVCYDDGMGLAITCPLALDPCTNSTVQLQFINNKCEVPPTTEQTTTTTVSTTTGSTTSTTSSTTSSTTSTTTQSTTTTTVAG, encoded by the exons ATGGCGCAATGGATGGAACTGAGCACAGTGCTGTTTGTAGTGATCGGTGTGTCCTTGCTGGACGCCCAGCGGTGCCCGTGCATCACTGGACCGCCGGACTATCAGTGTCCATCAGCACCGCTGATGCAGGTCTACCTGAGCCACGAACTGTACTGTACCCGCTACTACAAGTGCACCGATGGGCGAGCCATCGAGTTTCAGTGCCCGTACGCAATGTACTTCGATCCAGTGGCTAAGAACTGTACGACGGACTTCCGCGTCTGCTACCGAGACGTGGACTGCATGCTCTTCGTCGACGCCTGCAGGTGCTGCAGGCAACAGTTCGACAACACGGGACTGCAGCCGCAAAACTTCTACGTATGTTACGACGACGGCATGGGGCTTGCCATAACCTGCCCGCTGGCCCTGGATCCTTGCACTAACAGCACCGTGCAGCTTCAGttcatcaacaacaaatgtGAAGTGCCACCAACGACCG AACAAACAACGACCACTACCGTATCAACCACCACGGGAAGCACCACATCAACAACGTCCTCAACTACCTCCTCCACAACTAGTACAACCACCCAAAGTACGACCACTACCACGGTTGCtggatag